AAAAAAGTATTTGGAGGAAGAGATCGTGTTGGCTTCCTTGAAATCCCAGGATTGCTGAATCCTCACTTTTTGAAATGAAGAATCTTCTCAGGAGTTGGTTCCTGTACATGAATGACTCCTGGCTTTTCACTATTAAAGCAGGTGAAATACAACTATTGTCACACTGTGCAATCTAGTTTAGCGTATTTGTTACTCGTGGTTGGTGATGGTTTAGTATTTTGCCCTGCATCTGCTACAGTCTCTAGATTTTGTGGTCCTGTCTCGTTTGTTAACTGTTTGTTTCTCAGCTACATGAGTCAGACCTGTGTGTATGCGTGCAAGCGAACTTGATTACGTATCTATTCATGGATCCTCTTTGCTGAGCTCAATCACTTGGGTACTCAGCTTTATGAAGTTTTCAGTCCTGGTCTCTTGGAAACTGAACTTCTTTTTCATCTGAGGTCTGGGTTGCTTTATTTGCAAGGATAACTTTTTTTTCTTGGCAGCAAGTGTTATGTTATGTCATAACCTTCTCCTTGTTGTAATGTGCAAAAGCAGATATATATAAATGTCGATGCGTCAAACCGGGCCACGTTTTACccttttgttctttttctttttgatgaagtTGCTAATATCATTGTATTATCGAATAATTGTGGCAGTGAAGTCATATTTAACCTCTCTCCAATGGTAAATTTCAGGCATAATCTTGCTGAAATTCAGTGAAAGAGGTAGTTCCTAGAAATGTCTTCACAGGAGAGATCATTTTTTAATTGCAATTCAGAATCCCAGCATTAAACAAagggagaaaataaaaaaatatgacccGAGGCTACAACTTGATTTTGCTAGATGCACATGCAAGTAACTTGTCAAAAGCTTCTTTTTGAAATCATACTGTGGCAATCAGGCATCGATTGCTTTCCAATTTTCTTCTCTAGAGTTATTGATAATGGATTAACAGAGCGGTTGGTTTCTTCAAACattaccattttttttttgtgcccaTTTGTTTACAACACAAATGCATGAAGAAAGTTTCGACTATTGCTGGTTTTGGGAAACTCCTGCTAAGAACATCCCAGATAATGAAAAAACCTATGAGTAGCTGATTTGAAGTCATCTAATTTATCTATGCTGCTTGGTAATCTTTCTACTCTTACAATGAAAATGCAATTGCTATTCTGAAAAATTCTTTTGTTCACAATAAGAAATGTGCTTTTCAGTCTATTGCTTGACCACAAAATTTTAACCTAAACTTGCATggatgtatctattatatcttgtTGATCGTGTAACATGCTTGCATATTTcattactgatattataaatcatGACACATCTCCACCTTTCAGTTCACTTGATACAGATGCAAATCTTTTGTTGGCTAATATTAACTACCCTTTACTAGATTACTTTTTCTATGTCAGGCATCATTATGCATCATTATGGAATAGTATCAACCCAGCATGTGGGGCTCCTGTAAATGATCCAGGATTGTGAGCATATAAGAATGTAATTCTTTGGTGAACCAATTAAATTTGACAGGATGGCCCTGGTCATGTATAAGCAAGGAGCTGGGCAGAGGTGGGGAATTTGACAAAACACTatatattgtaaataatttagatATGAGGTTTTCTATTTTTCCCCCTCCGACAAGGAAAGTGAGTAGATTTTGTTGTTGTACAGACGGTGTACATCAATGAAGAGTAATGATTCTGCATGAAAAGGAATGATAATGATCATATTCTTATTTGCTTCACCTGAAAGAAAAGAGATGAGTTCCCTCCTCATGAGAGGATTGAGCAACAACAGAGCAGAATTATGTCGGTCTTTATACCGCACGCGTGAATGATGCAGTTACCTATATCTTGTTACAGTAAATCTGGTGCTGCCACAGCTTTGTAGGGGTTCGGTAGTCGCCTCCTGTTAGGAATTTAACTCTTGGAACAATGGAGCGTTTTCGCAATTGCTTGTCCTCATAAAGCTATTGGATTTAACCATCTATTTTTTTTCCCTGTGTTCACTGAAGGATGATTGCCATACTGTCATAAAAGATAGAAACTTATACAGACTGTGTCCAGCAACGGATAACGACGTGCAGAGTTATATACGTGTGGGGGCAATTCTTTGTATTTAAGGACATCAAttttttttgccaaaaaaaaaaaaaaaaagacaacttTACTCCAACGAGAATATTTTGTCTGGTTGTGCTTAAGCTTTAGCTTCTTcttctcattaaaaaaaaaaaatcaaaaactttacctttgatttttttaaatattattctttTAGAACTTAATTTTCAAAGTATCctcatttaaaatttattttaatttaaaaaattactaaaaCATTCTAAATCTACTATTCTTTTCtctacaattttttttcaaaaaaattagatctaattttttttatacttattATTCAAAAATAATTCTTCTTCGTAGCTATATAAAGGTtgttttttttcttcctactcaAGTGCTCTTTATTTTTgacatacttttattttttttgaagctaTTAGTTTGATTTGTAAGATGAGAGAGAATCTTAAGGATTTTAGAGTAGGGACAAGGGTTTGGGATTAGGGATAAATTACAATAGAGAAGAGGATTaaatgagaaagaaaaattttggaaaaagagGAAGAGTGCCATGAAATTATAGGTTGATTTCAGTTGAAATTATAGATTCAACCAACGATTTCATTTTAAAATCATGGGTTAGATTACCCATGATTTTAATGACACCTCAATAAGGTTCGACCCACgattttatgcataaaattttatatcatttaAATTACGatagattcataaataaatttaaaataagaatattttagaaattaagttaaaaaaaaaattcctttacCTTCTACCTTTCACGATCCCCTATGTAGAAAATGAGTTATTTTTTGTCAGCACTAAACTTTTGGAATAAGAGCATGACAAGGAAAACTTGCTCTTGTTTCTCCCCCTTCGGAGATGGAGAATATGGCTGTTAACACACTTGACtacaaagatttttttagatGACCTGAGTGACTTGTTTTTCCACATTCATATACTAAGAAATACGTGTGAAGGTTTACTTGCAAATGCTCCACTCATTTGCTTGCCTGGCCTATATTATGTTAAATACAACCTTCATATAATGCCAACATGATGAGGAAAAATGGGAGAACTTGGCGATGAGCAAGGCTTATCCATCATCAGTTCATTTTCATAGCAAAAGTCGTAATTTACACATGGTAGTACTATTATAAGGATAGTGACTTCAATAATTCAGATATCCTCAACCGATGTGCACCATTCATATTGCTAGGATAAGCTCCATGGGTGTGTGGGActagaattatgaatttttgAGCTCATCATTGAGGATATTTATGCTGTCTATGAGGCAGTCCTGTCTCCAAATCCTAATCTAGATCCTGAAAGACCAATGATGGATAACTGTGTGTTAACACTGCAGGAAGAACAAGGTCTGTAACTGGAAGGAGTTGTTTGTGTAGTACTAGAAGACATAATTGTGTTTCTGTTTTCTGTTGGGGTGTCCCAGCATTTTGAGAAACATTTCTCCATCATATCATAAGATTTGAGACTAAGAGATGACAGGATTCAGTCATCTGTCTCCCGACCAACTcccttttttctctctccctctttttattttcttcttcgttTTTTGGTTCCACCTGAATGACTAGCTGAGTTCAGTAAAACAAAATAGTAAATTGTTTAGTGTAACTTCTTGTGATAGTGAGGTAACTGAATACGGGATTGTTCAATTCTCCATTTTTATCTCTTGGGCAGTCATTCGGGTAAAATCCTGCATGAGATTAATCATGCAATCTTCACATATATGATTAAGGCCAGCTTTTATAATTTGAATCTGTTATAAGTTGACGAGAGATAGATCGCAATTCCACTTTCACCAATAATAGGACTCTCTCTGTTGTACGAATAACATTAGGTGCAACCCTAAATATGCATGCCAATGAGGATTCATAAAGAGAGCCTTACATAGTAGGATAAGGGATGGTTATACTTGTAGTCATGGGCATGGTATACTTTAAAATGTCCTAGAGATGGCACTCGCTTTGCGACTGTACTTAAATCTCTTTCAGATATTCTTTTTTTGCCTCTGACATTGTTAATGACTTTGTTTTCTAAATAATTAGTTGAGTTGGATCGTTGAAGAAATGATCTCTAAGATAACCATCAAATATTGTTGGAGACCACATTGGACGTAAGACAATGGTTTTCTTATAAGGAATTGGAAAATGGACTTGGTTTGATGATAGGGGATCAATAATATGAGACTGATAATAAAATTCAGAAAGATATTCACAAGGAAAGTAATGTTATaccattttctttatttttaactATAAAATTTAAAGACAAATTTTGCATGCATGTGAATAACTGTTTCTGAGAACTACCTTGAAAAGATTGTACATTTGTTGAAATCAATAAATCTATGGCACATCTATCACAGTTGATATGGATTTTTGTTTCCAGTTAATCCAATGGCAAGATATTGTCATCAAGATTCGCTTGTCGTGGTTGAAGTCCCACAAACCGAGATAGGAGAAAGATACACTCACAAAAAACGAATCTCAAGAGCCGCATCCAAAGAGGACAAAAGTGCCAGAATATGATAGTGGCTTCCCAGCGTTGGCCAACCCTAATAGAGTTGTTCAAGATTGCTGTTTTTGCTTATGTTAACTATATCAATATCAGATTCACCTAGGAATGTTATATGAAATGTCGGTGCTCTCTGAATGCTTGAACTAAGGTTTCAACTGCATTACCTCACAATTTTTACTACCAGACAGGCTACATGAGGAAGCTAATTAAAGACTAAAGCTTAAAGGCTAAAAGAAAAGTTCTAAATGCTAAGCTGCATAACAGTTGGTGGTATGTCTGTTTTATACACATGCTTGGTCTCTCAAAgttaaaagagaaagaaaccaaGTGCATGTCTTGATCAACTGAACCAAGGGCTGTTTCATATATGAAAAGTATGCTACTTTAGATAAAATTTCTCAAAAACAAGGAATGTTGGGAGGTAGCTTCATTGCCAAGGATATGTTGGAGAATCATATTGCAAGAGAACTTCTTTAAGGGAACCTCATCTTTTGTTCATAAGCCCATCCATTGTGCTACATTCCATCACACAAGCTTTCCTTAATTTAGGTCAATCACAGCATATTGTATCTGCGCCAGCAGCAAGACAAATTGTAAATGCCATTAAGCTTGCTAGTCCAGTCTAATGACAACTAAAAACTAATTGATAAACAAATGATTCAGGTTAGCTCAGGCCAGGTCAGAGTTTGCTAGTCCTGAGCCTGAGTGGGTCCATTTCCAGAATCAAGCTTATTATAAAACTGAGCATGGTTCAGGTCTAGTCCCTTCCTGCTCTAGCCAATTTTAAGTCCTCATCTTTGGTCAAGGGACTATTCATGTGAGCATGACCAGAGCTCCTGTTGAGCCAGGTATTGGTTTTCATGAGCCTCTAAACCAGAGCTGTCTGCCTGGTGAAAACTTAGAAAATGCAGTGGCAGACAGTAATAAAACAAACCTGCGGTTTGAGGCAATTAAAGAGGAAGGCTAGCAATTAGATGACACATTGTTCTTGGTTTGCTCGATGGATCAAGCAGCTTAGCACCCCAGTACAAGTAGAATGGACAAGGTGAGAGCTACCTCCCAACCAAAATTTACAAGAGTCTCACAGACCAGATACAAAAGCGTATCCAACAGGAGGAGATCAGGCCCACATCTTGTAGCACCGGTCAGGAAGGTCCTCAATCAATTAAACGCAAAAAACTCAGTTATAGAATCCAAACTCCAAAGGAAGTAGGTCAGCTTTTCACAGGCAAAGTTCACTCAGACATGTTAGACTGGCTATGAGAATAAGCCATTGCCCTTTATTCATTTGAGTTTTGGATCAGACCCAAAGTAGCAAATATACACCACttgagaaaagataagatgatacCCTCTGAGACCACCTTCAGGATTGTTGGAAGCTTTTGCAAAAGGGGATATCAAGCCATGGTGTTTATTTCTTTCATTAATGGTTCCTCCTCTCCACGAGGTAGCATCTCCCATCAAACAAATATATATTTCCCACTTACAAGCACCGTAGAGTTAATATGGAATTGACTTAGAGAGGCATCATGATGTGGAAGCTTCCCATGGCTATAAACAAATTGCCCTCCAACAAAACAATGACTGTAAAAGCTGAGtaacaatatcatactcatacaatatctcaaattaaaaaaagacCCAGGCAATGAATGAGATGAGAAACCACATGGGGGCCTTCAAACACCCCATGCCCTTTGGTGTCATGATTCTTTCACTTACCCTTCCCCAAGGCAATGCAGAGCCTTGGGGCCCTTGGTCAATAAAGGTAAACAAGGGCTGGACAGATGCCCACCACCCCCAATACATCCCCCTCCCCTTCTTTCCCGGTAACCAACCATTGGATGCTGTCATGCAACAAGAGAAAGGAAGAAAGGTAAAGATGATCTCAGCATCCAAGAGGAAGAAAAATTTGAATGTACAGTTCAACCAAGACTGTAAAGAGAGCAAAAGAGATACATGTAAGCGTTCAATATCTGATGGAAGTTTGTTTTACATCAACTCCTCTCCCAATTAGGACTGACACATCCAAATACTTAAAAAGAGAAATTTGGTTACAGCTTAGGCAAGGAGGAATGGATACCTACCACTTCCCAAAACTAGCTTCTCTTGCAACATTAACAAGAGTTTTGATAACAAAGAACAAACAAGCACACATTAAAACTTAATCTAGAAGGACATCGGAGCTGTGATGCGCCGGCCCGGCCGGTGAATTGCCATCGCCACCCGCAAGGAGAACTAGTACTGGCTCCAAATCACGAGCACAAACAAGatcctttgggcatggaaggaTGAAATCCACTCCCCATCCCACAGAAGTGATCCTTCTAACCAATCCATCTACCAAGAATTCTGCATTCAGAGTATAAAGATTCACCCAGGCCCTGTGAGAACTAAGACCTGTGAACAATTATGCTCCTATATACAGAGGACATCCCCCATTTAGTGAAAACTCCAAATAATCTATCTCAAATCAGTGTCTGCTAACCTACACTTCATGGTGAGTTAGTTAACTGGAATAACGTCTACTAGTATGAACAATACAATTCACTTCTCCTAAGTATTAGACTTCGACCCTCCAAACGATCTTCTCGCCGGCATCCTGCGGCTTCTCCACCGCCGCCACCCTCGCCCGGTGGACCATGCTGGTCTTCGCCCTCTCGCCTCCAGGCAGCTCGCAAGTTTCACTAATGGAGCCACACCTTATATCGGCCGGAGGAATGAAGCAATCCGCAGAGAGGCCAGGGACATTGAAGGCCACCTCCTCGATGGTCCACGCCTCCTCCATCCTTGTCTTGGTGTGGCTCATGGCCATTTCACCGAACCGGAACAGGGTCACCACCGAGCGGCCTGAATGGGCTATCATGATGCCTTCAACCAGGCGGTAGTCATCAAGGAAGGAGTTGATGGTGGTCTCCCAGTAGACGGCATCGCCGCCGGCGTTGGATTGGATTCGGGTAAGGTGGGAGTCCTCCATGTGGACGAGCAGACCGGTTCGCTGGCTGAAGTAGCCGAAGAGGACATGTCTTATGATCTCCGCGGGGCCTTCGCTTCTAGCTTTCAGCGTCTGTGGATCAGCACAGAGCTTGAGAATGAAGCAATCCTCCCCATTGACCTTCTTCTCTCCAATGCACCGGGCATTGGCAAACATGCTCGCCGTGGTCAACGGATCAAGGCCCTAATCAAACACTTAGAACCGTTAGCTTCAGACAATGGAAAAGGTCGCGCCTTTGGCAAGGAACTCAGTAATTAATAGGTAATGTGGGGTGTTGGAGCTTCGTTAATTTGTTGGTGTGTTCGATACCTGGAGGGCTCGGCGGAGGGGCCGGACGGGGCCCTTGGCGGCGTGGGCGCCGAGCCAGGGGGTGTGGCGCCACACGAGCTTGCCGTTGGATCCGGCGTGGACCTTGCTGCCGCCGACGGCGAGCTCGACGTACCACATGTCGGGGGCCATCTGCCAGAGGACGAAGCCACCAGACTCCACGGCCCGCGACGAGCCGCGGTTTTTCATCACCTTGGTCGCCGTCTCGAACTCCGACGCCACCATCCTCACCTTTCCCATGGCGTAGGCGTTACGGATGGAGCTCTGGAGCTTGAGACCTCCCGATGCCGCCGTGTATTGCTGCAGTATGTACTGCGCCGACGAGGTCTCCTGCCGAGACGAAGTCAAAGAGTGAACCAAAGAAGAGAACAA
This genomic window from Elaeis guineensis isolate ETL-2024a chromosome 13, EG11, whole genome shotgun sequence contains:
- the LOC105044514 gene encoding uncharacterized protein; its protein translation is MEKKQGFFASLKEEVVRGLSPARSRAKSPARSPSPMAGLLLPRRRKGGSGRHHSLAHLPEPLIARSGSFRPVGEALAPLVEGPDPDAVADGGGESRREGGWGHWVRGQLSRAPSVSSGAGGGGASSSSSYHRRSDLRLLLGVMGAPLAPVHVSSADPLPHLSIKDTPIETSSAQYILQQYTAASGGLKLQSSIRNAYAMGKVRMVASEFETATKVMKNRGSSRAVESGGFVLWQMAPDMWYVELAVGGSKVHAGSNGKLVWRHTPWLGAHAAKGPVRPLRRALQGLDPLTTASMFANARCIGEKKVNGEDCFILKLCADPQTLKARSEGPAEIIRHVLFGYFSQRTGLLVHMEDSHLTRIQSNAGGDAVYWETTINSFLDDYRLVEGIMIAHSGRSVVTLFRFGEMAMSHTKTRMEEAWTIEEVAFNVPGLSADCFIPPADIRCGSISETCELPGGERAKTSMVHRARVAAVEKPQDAGEKIVWRVEV